In the genome of Nonomuraea sp. NBC_00507, the window CTACCGGTTTCTATCCAACTTCGCGGACATCTTCTGCCGCCTCAGACGGGACTTCGGGTGATGAGCAGCACGCTTAAGGCGAGGCAAGAGCCTCAGACGAGACCTCCGACCGGGCCACCCCGGCGCCGGCGCCGCAGCAAAGGCGTGGCGGCCCGCAAGGGCTGGGTGGTCGGGCTGCTCGCGCTGCCGGCGGTCGTCTTCTTCTTGGTCTTCAACTACCTGCCGATGGCCGGCCTGGTGGTGGCGTTCAAGGAGTTCGACGTCAACCTGGGCATCTTCGACAGCCCGTGGAACGGGCTGGAGAACTTCACCTACTTCCTGGAGTCCGGGGACGCGGCGAGGATCCTGTTCAACACCCTGTTCCTCAACGTGTTGTTCCTCGGGGCGACGCTGGCCGCCGGGATCATCCTGGCGATCATGCTGAACGAGATCCGCAGCACTTTCTTCAAGCGGGCCTCCCAGTCGGTCGTCTTCTTCCCCTACTTCGTCTCCCCGGTCGTGATCAGCATCATCCTGCAGGTGCTGCTCGCCGGGGCGTCCGGTGGGGGAGGGGCGGTCAACGACGCTCTGAGCGGTTTCGGATTCCCCGCGGTGGACTGGTACACCGAGCCGGGGCCGTGGCCGTGGATCTTGACCGTGGTGAAGATCTGGCAGCTCGGCGGCTACCTGAGCGTGATCTTCCTGGCCGCGATCACCGGCATCCCCGAGGAGGTCTACGAGGCCGGGATGATCGACGGCGCCTCGCGGGCGCAGATGGCCTGGCGCATCACGCTGCCGCTGCTGAAGCCCACCGCGGCGGTGCTGCTGGTGCTGGGTGTGGGTCGGATCTTCTACGGCGACTTCGGCACCATCTACGCGATCATCGGCGACAACGGCACGTTGTTCGACAACACCGACGTCATCGACACCTACGTCTTCCGCGCCCTGCGCCAACTCGGCGACTTCGGCACCACCGCGGCGATCGGCCTGTTCCAGTCGGTGGTCGGATTCATCCTCGTGGTGATCGCGGTGCTGATCCAGCGCAAGTACTCGAAGGAGACGAGCATCCTATGAGCACCAGAAAGCTGGAGCCGTTCACCGTCGTCAGCGTGATCGGCGTCTCCCTCGCCGTGCTGGCCTGCGCCGTGCCCTTCTGGATGATCATCTCGGGGTCGTTCACGAGCGAGACGCAGCTGGCCACCACCGGCTACAGCTTCTTCCCGGACTTCGACTTCACCGCCTACAAGATGATCTTCACCGGGCCCGCGGTGCTGAACGCCTACCTCGCCAGCCTCTTCATCACCTTCGTGGGCACGGCGCTGTCCCTGGCGGTGACCTCGGGGCTGAGCTGGGTGATCGCCCGCCGGATTCCCGGGATCAGCCGGCCGCTGACGATCTACTCGTACCTGCCGATGCTCTTCTCCGGCGGCCTGGTGCCGCTCTATCTGCTGGTGACGCAGTACCTTCACCTGCAGAACAGCTACTTCGCGGTCATCCTGCCGCTGCTGGTGATGCCGTTCCTGGTCTTCGTCCAGGTCAGCGCCTTCCGCCAGCTGCCCGAGTCGATTTTCGAGTCAGCCAAGATCGACGGTGCCGGCGAGCTGCGCATCTTCTTCACGATCGCGCTGCCGCTGTCCAAGCCGATCCTGGCCGTCGTCGGTCTCTTCTACGCCGTGCACTACTGGAACGACTGGTTCATGGCGTTGCTGTTCATCGACGACGTGCACAAGTTCCCGCTCCCGCTCGTCCTGCAGAACCTGATCTCCAACATCTCGTTCACCGCGATGCTGCCGCAGCTGGCCGAGGCGGCCACCCCCGTCTACCAGCTCCGGCTCGCCCTCACCACCGTCGCCATCGGTCCGATCCTGCTCGCCTACCCCTTCGCCCAGCGCTACTTCGTCAAGGGCATCACCCTCGGTGCCACCAAGGGCTGAGTCAGTTCCCCCCATTTCAGGAGTTACCGTGTCCAACCCCATGATGTCGCGGCGCGGCCTGCTGGCCGCCGGCGGCGGTCTGTCCGTCGCCGCCTTCCTCTCCGCCTGCTCCAGCGGCTCCTCGCAGCCCCAGGCGAGTGGCGGTGCGAGCAGCGCCGCGCTCACGCTGAGCATGCTGCTGCCCGGCGACGTGCCGGTCGGCTGGGACCCCGTCCTGGCGGAAGTCAACAAGAAGCTTCAGGCGGACCTGGGCTTCACCATCAAGCCACAGTTCATTCCGTGGACCAGCTACGGTCAGCAGGCGCTGCTGAAGTTCACCGCCGGGGAGAAGTTCGACACGGCGCTGCAGGCGCGCTGGCTCAACATGACGCAGCTCGCGGCCAGTGGCTCGATCGTCGACCTGAGCAGCCTGCTGTCCAGCGGCAAGTACCCCAACCTGACCGCCACGATCGACCCGAAGATCATCGAGCTGAACCGGTGGAGCGGCAAGCTCTACGGCGTGCCCCAGATCAACTCGGTCGCGCGTTTCCACCACTTCAGCATCCGCCAGGACCTGGCCGAGAAGCTCGGCATGAGCGACATCACGGACTTCGCCGGGCTGGAGAAGTTCTGGTACGACGTCAAGCAGAAGAACAAGGACATCATCCCGATCGGGGTCAGCTCCCGTATGCCCAAGCTGATGGTGGCGTGGAACCCGGTCGGCTGGCTCAACCCCTACATGTGGGACAACCCGAACGTGAGCATCGCCTCCTTCACGGGCGACTCGTTCAACTTCGTCCTGGCCGCCGACGGTAAGACGACCGGCTCGTCCAACCCGATCCCGTGGTGGGAGGCCCCGGGAATGGTGGACGCGCTGCGCCTGATCCGGAAGTACTACCAGGACGGTCTGATCAACAAGAACGCCCTCACCCTGGACTCCAAGGCGCTGGACTCGCAGTTCAAGGCCGGCCGCGTCGCCACCGGCTGGGCCATGACCGACGGCCTGTCCTCCACGGCCCTGCCCGAGCTGACCAAGAACGTGCCGGGCGCGATGCTCGCCAACGTGATGCCGCTCAAGGGCGGCGAGAGCGCCAAGCCGTACCAGACCTTCCAGAGCGACAACTTCGTCGTGCTCAACGCCAAGGGCCAGAGCAACGAGAAGGCCATGCAGCTGCAGGACTGGGTGTCGATCAAGGAAAACCACGACCTGCTCAACTACGGCCTCCCCGGCAAGGACTGGAACGCCATCGGCGACGACAAGTACGAGAAGGTCTCCACGTACACCTTCCCCGGCTTCGCTCTCGCCTGGCGGGCCAAGCTGGAGCGCCGGATCAAGGACATGACCGAGTCCGAGACCAAGTGGTTCGACTGGGCGCAGAACATCGACAACTTCACCGTCGACCCGTACGCA includes:
- a CDS encoding ABC transporter permease, whose amino-acid sequence is MAARKGWVVGLLALPAVVFFLVFNYLPMAGLVVAFKEFDVNLGIFDSPWNGLENFTYFLESGDAARILFNTLFLNVLFLGATLAAGIILAIMLNEIRSTFFKRASQSVVFFPYFVSPVVISIILQVLLAGASGGGGAVNDALSGFGFPAVDWYTEPGPWPWILTVVKIWQLGGYLSVIFLAAITGIPEEVYEAGMIDGASRAQMAWRITLPLLKPTAAVLLVLGVGRIFYGDFGTIYAIIGDNGTLFDNTDVIDTYVFRALRQLGDFGTTAAIGLFQSVVGFILVVIAVLIQRKYSKETSIL
- a CDS encoding carbohydrate ABC transporter permease; the protein is MSTRKLEPFTVVSVIGVSLAVLACAVPFWMIISGSFTSETQLATTGYSFFPDFDFTAYKMIFTGPAVLNAYLASLFITFVGTALSLAVTSGLSWVIARRIPGISRPLTIYSYLPMLFSGGLVPLYLLVTQYLHLQNSYFAVILPLLVMPFLVFVQVSAFRQLPESIFESAKIDGAGELRIFFTIALPLSKPILAVVGLFYAVHYWNDWFMALLFIDDVHKFPLPLVLQNLISNISFTAMLPQLAEAATPVYQLRLALTTVAIGPILLAYPFAQRYFVKGITLGATKG
- a CDS encoding extracellular solute-binding protein, with product MSNPMMSRRGLLAAGGGLSVAAFLSACSSGSSQPQASGGASSAALTLSMLLPGDVPVGWDPVLAEVNKKLQADLGFTIKPQFIPWTSYGQQALLKFTAGEKFDTALQARWLNMTQLAASGSIVDLSSLLSSGKYPNLTATIDPKIIELNRWSGKLYGVPQINSVARFHHFSIRQDLAEKLGMSDITDFAGLEKFWYDVKQKNKDIIPIGVSSRMPKLMVAWNPVGWLNPYMWDNPNVSIASFTGDSFNFVLAADGKTTGSSNPIPWWEAPGMVDALRLIRKYYQDGLINKNALTLDSKALDSQFKAGRVATGWAMTDGLSSTALPELTKNVPGAMLANVMPLKGGESAKPYQTFQSDNFVVLNAKGQSNEKAMQLQDWVSIKENHDLLNYGLPGKDWNAIGDDKYEKVSTYTFPGFALAWRAKLERRIKDMTESETKWFDWAQNIDNFTVDPYASFVPDPEPVKRENTQVTAALTQFANPLFIGAVDVDQGLDKLKKALDRAGLAKLQAEMAKQADAYLKGQ